In Humulus lupulus chromosome 6, drHumLupu1.1, whole genome shotgun sequence, a single genomic region encodes these proteins:
- the LOC133785740 gene encoding uncharacterized protein LOC133785740: MGRFFDGWSYYKGFHNEGKILLVWKSNFLFVDILQEIDQYIHTLIKELQSKKEYCVTFVYGRNTVLERVQLWHDLSCLNFLVAPWLMAGDFNSVFESTDRCRGRPVAAAELVDAQRWKAYGLADELRSIGSHFTWTNNQFDGARIYSKLDRVFKNEEWIDVFPDSVAVKQWDIFSDHCYCLIKVIREVNIGFKPFRFFNMWMEHERFKPTVMQSWNKAVSVQGFDGILVKLKRLSHVLRYFNKTEIGDVERKFQMAKENYNQAQIQLQQAPHSTDFQAEEKQALDNLIQNSRVYDSFLRQKSKVNWLRFGDDNTSFFHACLKQRKEVNRIASFVTDNGQIVENYEEVVAHFLFHFRSVLGSQSKASGSIPKDCFIHGNILSLEHQLALIKPFTKKDVKNAMFSIRSIKSPGPDGKDILKGYKRKHISPRCVMKIDLSKAYDSIDWNCLEDILAAFCFPNQFINWIMMCLKDSSYSILMNGRVHGCFTSRRGLKQGDPISPLLFVLVIKFFTRMFIQATQNKDFKFHRRCKNLNLVSLCFADDLVIFCKGNNASVQVIQECFQAFSAVSGLTANLEKS, encoded by the exons ATGGGCAGATTTTTTGATGGATGGAGCTATTATAAGGGATTTCATAATGAGGGTAAAATCTTGCTGGTTTGGAAGAGTAATTTTTTGTTTGTGGATATTTTACAAGAGATTGACCAATATATTCACACTCTTATTAAGGAGTTACAGTCTAAAAAGGAGTATTGTGTGACATTTGTTTATGGGAGAAACACAGTTCTTGAAAGAGTTCAGTTATGGCATGATTTATCTTGCCTTAATTTTCTAGTTGCTCCTTGGTTAATGGCAGGAGACTTCAACTCAGTGTTTGAAAGTACTGATAGATGTCGGGGTCGTCCAGTTGCTGCTGCTGAATTGGTTGATGCTCAACGGTGGAAAGCATATGGTTTGGCTGATGAGCTTAGATCGATTGGTTCTCATTTTACATGGACTAATAACCAATTTGATGGGGCTAGAATTTACTCTAAATTAGATCGTGTTTTTAAAAATGAAGAGTGGATAGACGTTTTCCCGGATTCGGTTGCTGTTAAACAATGGGACATATTCTCAGATCATTGCTACTGCCTTATTAAGGTAATCCGCGAGGTGAATATTGGGTTTAAGCCTTTTAGATTCTTCAACATGTGGATGGAACATGAAAGGTTCAAACCCACTGTTATGCAAAGTTGGAATAAAGCAGTTTCTGTTCAGGGGTTTGATGGTATTTTGGTGAAACTTAAGAGACTTAGCCACGTTTTGAGGTACTTTAATAAGACTGAGATAGGTGATGTTGAGCGAAAGTTTCAGATGGCTAAGGAAAATTATAATCAGGCTCAAATTCAGCTTCAACAAGCTCCTCACTCTACTGATTTTCAAGCTGAGGAAAAGCAAGCTCTTGATAATCTGATTCAGAATTCCAGAGTATATGACAGTTTCCTGAGACAAAAAAGCAAGGTCAATTGGCTCAGGTTTGGGGATGATAATACATCTTTTTTCCATGCTTGTTTGAAACAGCGGAAGGAAGTTAATCGAATAGCTTCGTTTGTGACTGATAATGGTCAGATAGTTGAGAATTATGAGGAGGTTGTGGCTcactttttatttcattttagAAGTGTTTTGGGCAGCCAAAGTAAGGCTTCGGGTTCTATTCCTAAGGATTGCTTTATACATGGTAATATCCTTTCTTTAGAGCATCAGCTGGCTTTAATAAAACCATTTACTAAGAAGGATGTAAAGAATGCTATGTTTAGCATTAGGTCAATCAAGAGTCCAGGTCCAGATGG CAAG GATATCCTTAAAGGATACAAGAGGAAGCATATTTCCCCTAGATGTGTGATGAAAATTGATCTAAGCAAGGCATATGATTCCATTGATTGGAACTGTTTAGAGGATATTCTTGCTGCCTTTTGTTTCCCGAACCAGTTTATTAACTGGATTATGATGTGTTTAAAAGATTCATCTTATTCAATTTTGATGAATGGTAGAGTGCATGGTTGCTTTACTAGTAGGAGGGGGCTGAAACAAGGGGACCCGATTTCCCCTCTATTGTTTGTTCTTGTTATAAAGTTTTTTACTAGGATGTTCATTCAAGCTACTCAGAATAAGGATTTTAAATTTCATCGTAGATGTAAAAATCTGAATTTGGTGAGCCTATGTTTTGCGGATGACTTGGTGATTTTTTGCAAGGGAAATAATGCTTCTGTTCAGGTTATTCAAGAGTGCTTTCAAGCATTTAGTGCTGTTTCTGGTTTAACAGCCAATTTGGAGAAGTCCTGA
- the LOC133785741 gene encoding uncharacterized protein LOC133785741 yields the protein MARRKRVHQKPTTIDKGREDLGTEEVVGESLVIENEEPSTEMEDIFKDTMADFPEIGGSLKGDLNMDRSGVSRSGFKWSEQEECNNDFLNQAKDKWSSFKDLLPKQGGARLQFEEPLIQDGHRIAQVDLEEIAVEASIWNSAVVCMVLGANPPFTVFEGFIKRMWGKLGIERIARLNAGHTLVKFRDEATRDLVLENGVLHFDRKPVIVRPWTTELDHMRLVKSVPVWVRLPGLGLQYWGTKCLSALVSTLGKPILVDKVTKDRSMMQFARVLVEIDIADEVPKSIQLLNERGQLMEQFVEFEWLPTQCKVCKVYGHTESSCNKKKEVIWRPKEQNSEGANLDKSAEGANLGKLEMQKGASSSEQAIESGFKTKPTNNTLENSNDQLKTNIIDVATNQVSKIDQVAVDREVLDSNLDREGDWVTPRKVGGKNLLATKAQNKLKNTYNVLQDKRLDGSKLDFSANKKSNGGVPNS from the coding sequence ATGGCGAGACGTAAGAGAGTCCACCAGAAGCCTACTACGATTGACAAGGGTAGGGAAGATTTAGGGACTGAGGAAGTGGTTGGAGAATCGCTGGTAATTGAGAATGAAGAACCTTCAACTGAGATGGAGGACATTTTCAAAGATACCATGGCTGATTTCCCTGAGATTGGAGGTTCGTTGAAAGGGGATTTGAACATGGATAGGTCGGGGGTTTCTCGTTCTGGTTTTAAATGGAGTGAGCAAGAAGAGTGCAACAACGATTTTCTAAATCAAGCCAAGGATAAGTGGTCATCGTTTAAAGATTTGTTGCCGAAACAAGGGGGTGCTCGACTGCAATTTGAAGAACCATTAATTCAAGATGGCCATCGAATTGCTCAAGTGGATTTGGAAGAAATTGCTGTTGAAGCTTCTATATGGAACTCAGCTGTGGTATGTATGGTTTTAGGAGCTAATCCCCCTTTTACAGTCtttgaagggttcataaagagAATGTGGGGTAAACTGGGTATCGAGAGGATTGCGAGATTAAATGCAGGTCATACTCTGGTTAAATTCAGAGATGAAGCTACTAGAGACTTGGTGTTAGAAAATGGGGTTTTGCATTTTGATAGAAAACCAGTCATTGTGAGACCATGGACCACTGAATTAGATCATATGAGGTTAGTTAAATCTGTACCGGTGTGGGTGAGACTACCTGGGTTGGGGTTACAGTATTGGGGAACCAAGTGTTTGAGTGCTTTGGTTAGCACTCTTGGGAAACCAATTCTTGTAGATAAGGTTACAAAGGATAGATCTATGATGCAATTTGCAAGGGTTTTAGTGGAGATTGACATAGCTGATGAGGTCCCGAAATCTATTCAGCTTTTGAATGAAAGAGGGCAATTGATGGAGCAATTTGTTGAGTTTGAATGGCTTCCAACACAGTGTAAGGTCTGCAAGGTGTATGGCCATACTGAATCTTCTTGTAATAAGAAAAAGGAGGTGATTTGGAGACCAAAAGAACAGAACTCTGAAGGAGCTAACTTAGATAAATCTGCTGAAGGAGCAAATCTGGGAAAATTGGAGATGCAGAAGGGTGCAAGTTCTTCAGAGCAAGCTATTGAATCTGGTTTCAAGACTAAACCGACTAATAATACTCTGGAGAATTCAAATGATCAGCTGAAAACAAATATTATTGATGTAGCTACTAATCAAGTGTCCAAGATAGATCAGGTGGCTGTTGACAGAGAAGTTTTAGACAGCAATTTAGATCGTGAGGGGGACTGGGTCACCCCTAGGAAAGTGGGTGGGAAGAATTTGTTGGCTACCAAGGCTCAGAACAAATTAAAAAACACTTATAATGTCTTACAGGACAAGAGACTGGATGGTTCGAAATTGGACTTCAGTGCAAACAAAAAATCAAATGGGGGAGTTCCAAATTCTTAG